From one Octopus bimaculoides isolate UCB-OBI-ISO-001 chromosome 1, ASM119413v2, whole genome shotgun sequence genomic stretch:
- the LOC106874311 gene encoding putative helicase mov-10-B.1: MEDLIEVKTEPCPAKSGPIVIYSSESFGKMTVIFIPKTKAVFTLIAYEIYDSIDEKLKNTQALSEQIHENPVKITCNIPVDNSTRFYEAKFLITGVKGISFNVSKTVVVIFVDKDMKSLEPAAPYKPVKLPALNFSCKTVKLPWGKNRGLPEKHFTNVRIAAKRRTIDSRLHDMCKDSLLRNCPVLSKVLTPENYVEKMKLMIDLCLKTEYSNVNMVLNSYYNISFVREDDKTDIFEFEMNTDELYVGAFLYVYERDGDSVSPIRYEGRVKDLNSDFATLEFPKKFLQIFNPDKEFYLHYEPTNFNAFMMHAALDLIERENFGDVIFPKGIIHKSHEDSLKLNFFNKQMKDNEEQQMAIQQVFSQQNCRAPFIVFGPPGTGKTTTILEAIKQVYTMKKDAKILVCAPFNKHVDEITMKLMEFIPKAEHKKTLHRCYASTYNPAEIPKKIKTITNLVTDQKELKNPGIFESYQIVLTTLITAGRFALLRYKGHFSHIFVDEAGFATEAETLVPLVGQIDENTRIILAGDPKQLDPVFKSEQARNAGYDVPLIERLMESNSNYRNTMVIKLLNNYRSHPAIIKIPNELFYDNELKACADVKEYSRFCSWPHLLQKDFPVIFHDVFSQEVREKSDPSFFNLKEIEVVYSYVDKLLKTQGVKQTDIGIIVTYRKQALKITEYLEKKSIKNVTVGTVEMFLSSEKEVTIISTVRSSLNDEEESSVGFLKNPKRFNVALTRAKALQIVVGNAQVLKQVPSWESFISYCQVNNSFIEDKLRKEKKKGKTKK; this comes from the exons CCAGCAAAATCTGGTCCCATTGTTATCTATTCTTCAGAATCTTTTGGAAAAATGACTGTAATCTTCATTCCAAAGACTAAGGCAGTATTTACATTAATCGCATATGAGATTTACGACTCAATAGATGAGAAACTAAAGAATACACAGGCATTATCAGAGCAGATACATGAAA ATCCTGTTAAAATAACATGCAACATCCCAGTGGATAACAGCACAAGATTCTATGAGGCCAAGTTTCTGATAACTGGTGTGAAAGGGATTTCTTTTAATGTATCAAAGACAGTCGTAGTCATTTTTGTGGATAAAGATATGAAATCTCTGGAACCAGCTGCACCGTATAAACCAGTAAAGTTGCCAGCGTTGAATTTCTCTTGTAAAACAGTCAAACTTCCTTGGGGAAAAAATAG AGGTCTGCCCGAGAAACATTTCACTAATGTCAGAATTGCTGCGAAACGACGCACAATTGACAGCCGTCTTCATGATATGTGCAAGGATAGCTTATTAAGAAATTG tccAGTGTTAAGTAAAGTCTTGACTCCTGAGAATTATGTTGAGAAAATGAAACTGATGATTGATCTCTGCTTAAAAACAGAATATTCCAATGTAAATATGGTATTAAATAGCTATTATAACATCAGTTTTGTTAGAGAAGACGACAAGACAGATATCTTTGAATTTGAG ATGAACACAGATGAACTATATGTGGGTGCTTTCCTCTATGTCTATGAGAGGGATGGTGATTCTGTATCCCCTATCCGCTACGAAGGAAGGGtaaaagatttgaattcagacttTGCTACACTTGAATTCCCTAAAAA ATTTCTCCAGATATTCAATCCAGATAAGGAATTTTATCTCCATTATGAACCAACCAATTTTAATGCTTTCATGATGCATGCAGCACTGGatttgatagaaagagaaaattttgGAGATGTTATATTTCCAAAAGGGATAATACACAAAAGCCATGAAGATTCCTTGAAATtaaa cttTTTTAACAAACAAATGAAGGATAACGAGGAACAGCAAATGGCTATACAGCAAGTTTTTTCTCAACAGAATTGTCGAGCTCCTTTTATTGTGTTTGGTCCTCCTGGAACTGGTAAAACAACCACCATTTTGGAAGCTATTAAGCAG GTTTACACTATGAAGAAGGACGCCAAGATCCTGGTCTGTGCTCCGTTTAATAAACATGTTGATGAAATAACCATGAAGTTGATGGAATTTATTCCGAAAGCAGAGCACAAAAAGACCCTTCACAGATGCTATGCTTCAACCTACAATCCTGCTGAAATTCCTAAAAAAATTAAG ACTATCACAAATCTTGTCACTGAtcaaaaagaattgaaaaatccTGGTATCTTTGAGAGTTACCAAATAGTGTTAACCACTCTAATAACAGCTGGAAG GTTTGCACTTCTCAGGTACAAGGGTCATTTCAGCCACATATTTGTAGATGAGGCTGGTTTTGCCACAGAAGCAGAGACACTTGTGCCGTTGGTTGGTCAGATTGATGAAAATACTCGAATAATTCTTGCAGGTGATCCAAAGCAGTTGGATCCAGTGTTCAAAAGTGAACAAGCCAGAAATGCTGGATATG ATGTCCCTCTGATAGAACGCCTTATGGAGTCGAACAGTAACTACAGAAACACAATGGTGATCAAATTATTGAACAATTATCGATCACATCCTGCAATTATTAAAATCCCGAATGAACTTTTCTATGACAATGAGTTGAAG gcGTGTGCAGACGTGAAGGAATATTCCAGATTTTGTTCGTGGCCCCATTTGCTTCAGAAAGACTTCCCTGTgatttttcatgatgttttctcTCAAGAAGTGAGGGAGAAATCAGACCCATCTTTTTTCAACTTGAAGGAAATCGAAGTTGTCTATAGTTATGTTGACAAACTTTTAAAAACTCAAGGAGTTAAACAGACTGATATTGGAATTATTGTGACCTATAGGAAGCAG GCATTGAAAATAACtgaatatttagaaaagaaatccataaaGAATGTGACTGTTGGTACCGTGGAGATGTTCTTAAGTTCTGAAAAAGAAGTTACCATTATTTCCACTGTCCGAAGTTCCCTAAATGATGAAGAGGAAAGTTCTGTTGGATTTCTCAAGAATCCAAAA